The sequence below is a genomic window from Aspergillus nidulans FGSC A4 chromosome V.
tgggtttagcaactaattctaacccaacccaaataacccaaacaacccagttatgcatatcattactttaacaagcagtgatctacataacttataaaatactgtatttaaatactgtattataaactatctaagtaagaaaatgtAATCTTAAATAcaataatatacctattcagatatcttggcaacccatCGGGTTGCTCCACCGGGCTTttgggcagccaaaaatatccaaagcccaatggataattagaaggtctaacccaacccatttcttggcgggtcggggcgggttgggggCGGGttttcgtgggttgggtttaatAAGTCTATTGTAGATACGCTCAATGGGGAACGGCAGAAGGAAAttgtatcaactacacgaacgtagcctgCCAAAGATCGGACTCCATGTCACGATTGATCATCTATCTCGTTTGTGATAGATCTCTTCTCTGGTATATTTATGACACAGTACGGATTATAATGAGAAATTAGATCAGGGGTTGGAGGCTGGGCCGCTTATACCACGTGACATAAGCCAGCCAGAAGCCACATCGTTCGTGTACATCAGGTGTACGCCAGGTGTACACAATGGCCGTAGCATGACTTTTAGATATCAAATTGACCGAACCTAATAGCGTGAAGTGCAAGGTTTAATCTTCCTCTGCGTTAAACTGTTGAATCTGCAGAATTGTAGGACGAGAAAATATCTAATTTGCTAGTTAAACGCTATCAGTAAGATGATATTATAGAACAAGCTTCCTGACCCTACGCTGGCCTACCTACGCTGGCTGACCTGCGCTTCGCTCCGGGAGCGCTTCGATGGCCGAGACGCTCCGGGTgactcagcttgccctgcggGGCACCCTCCCGGGGGGGCCTCCCGGCAGGCCCTGCGGGACTTTGGTAGCCTTCGGCGGACCGGAGAAACGGTATCCCGATCCGTAAATAAATTTTCGACCAATGATAGAGCTGCTACGGAGGTCTGACAGACCGTCAATTGATTTTGGACCAACACATTGATTGTACTCTGAACGTCAATGGGAATCGATAACCTGCCAGAAAAAGAATCGACGGACCGTCAAAGGACCTAAGATAATACATTATTGTCTGGATATCCAGAATACAAACATAAAGTGCTGTAAACTACAACAATGGGCTGCAAGGGGTCTATATAAAGCATTTGACGGCCCGTAAGTTGTAGATAGCCAGTTTTCATTATACATCCATCCAACCACAAtgtcctccaccacatcctcttcttcatccacggcCGAAATCCCGCCTGCAGCGCTGGTCGCCGAGTAGCACTGGGCCGCCAAATATCCTAAACCATCCACTGCCCAGGCAGCCCTGCTCGCCATGCCGGCTGTCTGCGAGCCTCAGATTCGGCAAAAGCACATTAGGGACGGCAAAACCTTCAGTTACGTCCGTAACAGCAATTCTGAGGCCCTTCTGGGGTAGATGGTTGGTTCTCATGCGCCCAAGCCATGCACCCACTGCCACATTAAGGAAAGTGGACTGTTTGAAGGTTGTATAGTGGTAGCTGGGCGATTCCAGGGGGCTTGTGCTAACTGCTACTTTGGCAGtgagggcaagcagtatgaCTTTCACAGTAAATGGTCTATCATCCGGACCGAAAGAATAACTGCTGACAGGTAATAGTCAAAAATCCTGCAACTACTACCCCCAAGCACGCCCGCAAGCGTGCTGCCGCCCTTGctgcgcttgttgctggagaggaagaagaggaagatgaggaggcggaggaggaggaggataaagaggaggaagagaatgccCGCCGCCGCAAAGGCAAAGCCCCGGCCACCTCTGCCCGCAAGGGGGTTCATTTTGCCAGTCATGACACCCGTGAACATGCAGATAGGGTCCCGCGCCGCGCCCAGTGCTTACACACCATGCTGGCTGTGGCGGCCTGACAGgcatctgccgccgctgctgcctaGGAAGCTCTCGCCCAGACGCTGCTCCTGGTAGCCGCCGAGTATgccgatgatgctggtttCCAGGGGTttggtggagaggaagaggaggaaggaagggaggaggagaaaatgaaaaatgaGTCTGAGCTCTCCTTACTGGATAAGgagattctgactcttgGCAGGTCATAATCACCTGTAAATAGTTTTCACCGGGACTGGATACTATGAAAGCAAAGTAAATTCAGACCACAAAAGAATCAGACATGTATATGCATACCTGTAAATACTATNNNNNNNNNNNNNNNNNNNNNNNNNNNNNNNNNNNNNNNNNNNNNNNNNNNNNNNNNNNNNNNNNNNNNNNNNNNNNNNNNNNNNNNNNNNNNNNNNNNNGTAACTATCCTTATTAAACTTGTATATAAATACCTATTTGAGTAGCAGGATCTGCTTCCCTGCTGCCTCCTCTTGTTAACCAGGTATAAATACTTCTTTTATCTCTAATCCTCTAATTTCTAGGCGCGCTGCTGCTATAAATttattcttcagcagatacTATAGTAAATCAAACTAGTTCTTCAGTAGTTTAGGAAGCTTGCTGCGATGCTATTATTTcttgctctcttctgcagtatTTAGTGCTAtagtaaatatatatttgacccTTTCTAGCTCTTTGATAAATAGTGTTTTGATGGCTGTATAGGCCTGGTAATCTGCTTAATCTTTTCAAGGACAAGTCTACCATCTTCCTTCTATTATATTTGCTATATCAAGCCTGTCCAGATACTGTCTTCCTAATCTCCTACCCCCTGATCTTGATAAGGCTTGTAAATCAAGATTATCTATACCCTCTAAGGTATTAGGGAGATTTGCAGTCTCTCTGCTTGCCTGATTCTAATCTTCTTAGAGCAATTTAAGGAGATATCAGCTTAGTAagtcctctctttcttattctgcagattctgactattcttctgcttctataaAGGCTCCTGGCATCTAATTCAAGCCAGAATTGCCTAAGTTCAGTGTTCTATCAGGTGTAGGTAATAGCAGAGGCAAAGACAGTATAGTTTTTCTGGCAGAATACCTATATTTCTCTGTATCTTCCTTTTGTggttcctcaacaccagcttctcctatctcagtcaattttTCATTATTTCTAATGCTCTGCTTATTGGGAGATTCTGCTTGTATTGTACTAGGTATTATATATTCAGGGAGCTTAATATCTATATTAATTACTTCCCTATTAGCCCTGCCAGGTAATATCTATATCTCCACTGGTAGTATAGGTAAGCTAATACTTAACTCATCCTCCACAAAAGGATCTGATAGATTGTATAGCCTTGTTTTATCAAACTTGATATTTCTTACTGTCTCAActcgctgcttcttcaggttctaTATAAACCATATATTAGAGGCTATATAGCCTACTAGAACATCTTGGTAAGCTCTTAGAGCTATTTTTACACCTTTTTCTTACTACTGATGTGTATAAGATATGCAACCAATCAGGTAGAAATTGGCTAGATTTGGCTTTTTTCCTGTAAGCATCTCCTATAGCATTTTCTATCCTATAGCTCTTATAGGTGTTCTGTTGACAATATTTGCAACTAAAGCAATAATCCAGGGCCAAAGGTCTTGCAGTAAGCAGGCACCTATTAGAACCTGCCTTGCCTTTATAATAAGAAGATAtctgttaagggacgtatttagatggatcttcctatctagacgtgccgtacgtacaagaaggaatcgctaaagaagaaatgagaaagaaggattgttgttgcaaggaagtcttgtaggtggctcaccgccttcaggacagcgcaggccttggccgagtcactaaggtctaaggtccttgtataggcaaaggacccataacagtacccccccctccctctatgtaggaagtacaggtcacagggtaggtcatgttgctttagcctttatatatgcatctctgtttagtgagccgtcctgaagtctatattgttttgtatgatccagccactcatccagagcttgtacttcctccaaagctgtggcagcttcccaggttggctgagcatagcctgactatttcactaggtattccagccggtgacctctcccgtatctcctgcgatgttcgtccaggattttctctaccatgtattcttcctcaccgttcaccatgatgctagggggctggctatcatcattcttctgggaaggaagtggatctgatgaagccagccgaagcaggtccacatggaagactggatggatccctgggggcgtattcagcggtacagcatgactgcccaccaggcctataaccttatacttggcgttcttccagtcaagtttcttactgggtcggtccgtacggatgttcttcagacttagccagaccttatctcctacttggtagtttgtggccgggctcctgtgtttattagcctgattctctgtattctgttgggaataggccatggaggcttgagcccagtctagggcttccttaactttctgtacgatggcttcccctttctggataggactcttggttggttcttcagctagatgctctacctcctgggtaggggtaaatgggctgaggttgtacctatggcttagatagaaggggctgacccctgttgctgttgatgtacggctGATTAATtgctagctctgcaagtAGAAGTAGCCTGTTCtagtccttctggtcatagcaggtatacatgcaGAGGTAGGTTTCTACTGTACTGTttattctctctgttgatctatTAGTCTGAGGATaataggctgtagatagccggtggttgatccctgtcagggtacatatgcgggcccatgtattacttgtaaactggcttcccctgtctGAGGTAATAGCCTTCAGGATCccgtgtttgcttataagtacttgTATGAGTGCCCAGGCCAtactctcagagtcagtttctgacattccttctagtatcacacctttggttaattggtctgtgataaccatgatgtttgtacaacctttgctctctggtaggtctgtaatGAAATCTATtaaaacctcctgccagggatgattaggcacagggaggggctttaatagcccccttctctggtctctccaagacttggtcctcctacatatatcacagttccggacgaatcttctgatatcccgggacatgttaggccagaagtattcacaGCTAACCAGtaaatatgtttgctcttggccaggatgtcctgtcaatatagagtcatgtgcagcctgaattatactTATACAGAGCTGTTTACTATCAGGCACCTACCTCCTCCCatggaagaggatatggtcttgggcgtccagctggcattctgagattctgACTTTCAATTATAGGTATagaggaaatctccttgctccatctttcaggcacaGTACTGCTTTACTATATCTTTTATCCTGTTTAAGTACCTCCTTCTATATATCACTTTTTTTGTACAgctcccatggttgctcttcagccagTTagagggtggcaactaccatcttccccaagtatttttctgtaaaaagttGCATTGTAcaagacttgaccctgtcatcttcatcatcaggcatgtcttggtctctctgTGAAAGTatatcagctctctgattggctgaccctttcctatatactagcttgaagttgaactggctgagaaataaggcATTATTGTATGTGTCAttctgtcagcttccttggggagaagaagtactccaggtttttgtggtctgtaataacttggaattctctaCATGAGcacagttcagcatcccaggctttAAGACATTATATAATTacaagtagctccttgtcatagatctcatagttATATTtagctggagaattccttttagagaagtaggcatATGGGTacaattccccttttttattatattaagagagaactcctcctatattataacctgaggagtcagtctctactactatataataggaagggttgaaggttgctaggacaggtctAGTAATAAAtttttccttaagcagattaAAGCTATCCTGGTACTCCTTAGTCTATAAAaagggtgtccctttctttgtcaagttgttcagtgGGCGTATGATCCCTaagaagttagggatgaacctggTAGAAGTtagcaaagcccaggaatccttggacgccctttatagtagtaggggtttcctattcctttattgctttcatcttctctaGGTCtattttgattcccttccctgcctgtattataaagcccaagtactttatCTCCTTATACTCAAATTtgcacttcttaatatctaaatataggcctgcttcttccagtttcttcaagactatttatatatacttccagtgctggcggaggtccctATTAGTATAGACAagtatattattaatataggctgagcagaattcatctagatattcctGGAGGGTCTagttaatatatttttagaAGGTGCTTGGtgcattagccaacccaaaaggggtaACTAGCTATTTAAAGAGCCTGTATCTTGTATAGAAGGCAGTCATCTATTCCTGGCCTTTAGCTATGCAGATCTtatagaaggcagcagacacatccagcttagtaaaccatctggcttgtctaatttggttcagtgtctcatagatcaggggcaatggatagcagtccttcttggtaatagTATTTAGAGTATAGTAGTTAATACAGAACTGtagtcctcctcctggtttttATAtaaagagtactggggctaTAGCTGGGGAATAGCTTATGcagataaagcctttctatAATAGTTTAGAGAGTATTTTCtggaggactattagttcttcctgggttaTGTTataaagggggccccaggggacttcaggatccttcccactctctTCCTGTATAAGCTTAATTTTGTGATTAATCCTATCTCCCTGGTATGGTAGTAGTTCTTCTactttgtcttgttcaaaGAGCCTTAgatatttccagtattgccttaGTAGCTTTGTACaggggtcaatatgtctctttaGGGCCAGTaccttctgtatatctgctaATAAGACTATAAATATCTTAATATCTTAGCCACAgtaccttttcctttgtataaatcctcctATAGTTGCAGCagatatctgtgctatgttcagctttaGTAAGGGCCTCTTTATATGTACTCTATAGACAGACTCtagtagtacagaggtacagcctgcccctcttagcctctaatCTTCCATCATATtactccagccaggggagtcctaagatcaagtcatagcccaggttatcaggtattacatagaagtaggctctTTTTTCTGTATATGCCctgatatctagctgaacctgtataatcttattaatctcctctatattcctAGTCACTCCCTTAAAAGGTTTCAGGCAGATAGGTATAATAGGTATTTTAAtatatcttgacaaacttgttactgattaccccataggtcaggcagcctgtatctatcattgtatgAGTATTATAGGTATAGTTGACTAGTACCTCtaccaagaatgggggggtattTATGTAcaagctgttgaaatcttgccaattaagtagtatttctctagctgtataacccctctgtatATGACTTTGTACAGAGGTTATTTGTTTTCCgacttgctcttgctgtagCCATCTATTtagtcttgttcttcctgaactgtggccacctgcctagggcaCCTGAtaggttttgtagggcactcttgtataaaGTAGTCAGGATTACTGTAGtataggcatttgcccttAGAtaacctcttttgcttctcctctacAGgtgcctgactagcttttcttggggtcctggtcccttttgTACAGAGGGCtgcgacttccttttgtagggctgtAATTtaagcatgggtggcttcctagtctatttgatcaggggtcccAGTccagtcagagcctcctgctggtcttgtatAAGTAACATGTATAGAGACAGCAGTATAAGAtcctttttatataagcCTGGCtactctctggaggttgtggttgattttaCGCAGTTAATTATAGTAGTTGTtgtacgaatcctcctgcctaataccaaccatggcttttagcaactcaacattaattactgtgtccaacaaggccttcttctggttatcatcctaattaatccctccagtattaagaagttcttcgtcaaatttattcaagaactcttcaaagtcatgtttcccttgctttattGTATTTACTTatacaagagcctttctctgttggtcagggtcaccaaaggccttgtctagtaccgcggagaattctgcccatagcacaggagtctcagatttctggcaagccaagagccatggtagtatacactggctggcttttcctctcaggcagctgtaggcatagtaaacttgttcctcctctgtagggtagcaggcggcgtcaATTGTAAACTTtgtacgaaggttcatctggaaaggagggtagtccttagggtcttctccagtaaagggttcgacatccaGGTGACGAGGAcagggatagcttcgttcgtagggggtgggcgttgcggatgtaactgtagtggtaactggtggatggtttctcagttgcgagttccgtacggcctgtagttccgcccgtaagctgttattctcttcttggagctgttgtttctgagtctgcatctctgtacagagctcctggagctgctgtagcaacaatgcgatgctttcttcttccattgtcatagtaaaaggtctcctcatactattattgagattggtgagcgattcctaatgttaagggacgtatttagatggatcttcctatctagacgtgccgtacgtacaagaaggaatcgctaaagaagaaatgagaaagaaggattgttgttgcaaggaagtcttgtaggtggctcaccgccttcaggacagcgcaggccttggccgagtcactaaggtctaaggtccttgtataggcaaaggacccataacagtaaAGACAAAATATATTCTTGTGGCTTTATTATAGAAATAGGTAATCTATTTATCCCTGTTCAGACCAGGTTGTATTTTAATAAGATCAAAGTATACTCACTCTAGCAGAGTAGTAGCGGTCATTATTAGTCTCCAAGAGATTTACTGAGGCGTATTTGCCAACTTGCAATCTTTATATAGTTGCTTAGAATCATAGTTTGCATCCAGATTATTGATCTTGATACCTGTAACTGCTTCAGGAAAATACTGCAGAGTATTAATATAAGTATGAGCCATCCTTTAATACCAAATATCTATATTTCCTTTCAGAAGTAGTGGTTTTCCTGATTATTAATTATCTATAGTTGcaaaagtatatatattattgcTTTGTTGCTCTACAACCCAGAGACCTGATAGGTAATCTCTGATCTTGAAGAtaatattattttctttcttaataATATTATTGTCAAAATCCCAGCTATATCCAGCTTGTTTAAGTCTTCTAGCTCTAATAATGCTGGTATAAAGACCTAGTACATAGGCTATATTAGTCAAggtaataataatatttccTGATTCTCTACTATAATTTAGATAGATCTTGATGCTCCTAGTACCTTGTATccttattattatattacCAGCACAAAGAATTCTGGTTGCTGATAGATCATAGTTTTCAAACCTTGAGATATTATTACAAACATATATTAAAGCTCCAGAGTCTAGGATAAAGTAATTCTTTAATAAGCTGCTAATTTCCATACTAAAAACAAGTATTATAACATAATACTCCTCTggtttgttgctttctttctgctcatcatccttattttattgcttattattttctaTCAAGGTTTTGATCTTTCTTCCAACCTTATTATCTTTTGCAATGGCTTTGCTAATCTTGCTTTTAATCTCTTTGTTAGGTTTCTATTATTTTGGTTATTTCAAGTATATTATATACCAGCAACTGCTGTATATATAATTCTTTCTACATATATATAAGCTCTGGTATCTATTTTTATTAGGTTTGCTTTGGCCATGAAGCATTGCAAATACTATTCCAGAAGTTgttgtcttgaagccttcaGTATTGGCCAGGTAAGTCTGATATTGTCCTAGGAGTATATGGAAGTTCTCCTTCTTATATATTAGGTTGTTCATCATCTCTGCCTGTCTATCTGTGAAGGAATAGGAAACTAGTAATATAGCTGCCAGAAACTGTTATTTCA
It includes:
- a CDS encoding uncharacterized protein (transcript_id=CADANIAT00002756), which encodes MPAVCEPQIRQKHIRDGKTFSYVRNSNSEALLGEGKQYDFHIKNPATTTPKHARKRAAALAALVAGEEEEEDEEAEEEEDKEEEENARRRKGKAPATSARKGEALAQTLLLVAAEYADDAGFQGFGGEEEEEGREEEKMKNESELSLLDKEILTLGRS
- a CDS encoding uncharacterized protein (transcript_id=CADANIAT00002757); this translates as MVITDQLTKGVSPFYLSHRYNLSPFTPTQEVEHLAEEPTKSPIQKGEAIVQKVKEALDWAQASMAYSQQNTENQANKHRSPATNYQVGDKVWLSLKNIRTDRPSKKLDWKNAKYKVIGLVGSHAVPLNTPPGIHPVFHVDLLRLASSDPLPSQKNDDSQPPSIMVNDLSDSAKACAVLKAVSHLQDFLATTILLSHFFFSDSFLIENAIGDAYRKKAKSSQFLPDWLHILYTSVNLKKQRVETILLWRMS
- a CDS encoding uncharacterized protein (transcript_id=CADANIAT00002758), with protein sequence MTATTLLDHKNIFCLYCYGSFAYTRTLDLSDSAKACAVLKAVSHLQDFLATTILLSHFFFSDSFFMRRPFTMTMEEESIALLLQQLQELCTEMQTQKQQLQEENNSLRAELQAVRNSQLRNHPPVTTTVTSATPTPYERSYPCPRHLDVEPFTGEDPKDYPPFQMNLRTKFTIDAACYPTEEEQVYYAYSCLRGKASQCILPWLLACQKSETPVLWAEFSAVLDKAFGDPDQQRKALV